cattctgtgaacaacgTCGATAGAGTTCGTCCGAAAagttagaggggtaagtccctacagtGTTGATTACAGTGTTggaagtgttagcatttttctatgatGTATTATAGGTGAACTTTTTTGTCACAATTATTCAAAACTGAAAAACAATTCAAGacaaaaaatgtgatatttcGAAACATTGTGATAagttgttgtgtttctttatcTTTCTACTGGTGAATTAATGACATAGGCCCACTCTAACTGATGTTTTAACAAGTAGCCAATTGCTAGTTTGTATGATCACGGATTTCGgctgaaaaacatttttgaacTAAATAAAGTTAACGtgatatcatatactgtaaatgcatttaagttcgtggggatttaatttcgtggtagcggcagaaaggacttttcgcggtggttttatatttgcggtaacaccatagactacagtctagtactatagtagaaaaatgttcgtggtggttttaagttcgcggtgaagtggtcaccgcgaatattgcgaacattaatccaccgcgaacatttctgcatttacagtagacagTTTTGATTATGCCTAGCTGTCATCaagatatctttaaaaaaaatctattctttcttttttcgccCATCAATGCAGGCTGTTTCAATGAGAAATACTGGAAAGACCCAATGGACATGGCTGTGTTCCTGAGCGAAGACGTTGTTTATGACATGTATGCATCTTCAGGTGACCCACAATTCATGATGTATCTTGAGAGTATAGTATTTGGTGATTACTTCACTCATGCTCTTCAGGTTGAGAGCAATGAGCAGTCTGAGCAGCAGGTGGCCAAGTCTAAGGAACTAAGGGAATCTTACGATGCTCTAAACTCAGAAAAAGCAAGGTATTTGAAGTTGAGAATGCTCAAATGTCGCATGATGCTAAAAGAAGAGAATGATCGGATGGAAAGGGAACTAGGTTTGATACCAGCAATAGAAGATAACATGCCAGGTCCATTCAAAGTTATCGAAAGAGAAAGCCGTCAAAAGAATCATGACTCTGGCTTTGAATCAACAGCAACAAAGTCTCATACTGGCTCATCTGCTGACCCTTCCCTGGCTAGAGCTAAAGACAAGGTGCCAATAAATGACACAGTAGATGAGCTGGATGAAGATTCCAGCTCTGATGAGGCCAGCTACCAAACAGCTAGTGATGGTGAGTCAACTGATTTTAACGATGTAAAATGGTTTGAGCAATGAATGTGCCAGACCTCTGAGGATGTTAGGACAAGTTAGCTGAGAGTAGAACATCTGCTACCATACCAGATAGTGGGTCATTCTCCAAAGATAACGATTTGCCTGGTAGCCAAACTAACCGAAATCTTGAAAATCATTCAGAAACAAATTGCTTGCAATTGGAAGAAACTGTTTGAGGTTCATTTGATGTATACACTGCTATTTTCAATGGAAATGAAGTTTCTTCTAGTCAGCAGTGAGTTGTTAGTGTCCAGATgtttcttgaagaaaaaaaaagtttaacataTTGCTGCAATTGACTTCATAGAATTATGAAGTGAACCCGGGTTTTTGTAGCTAATGACAAGTATTTCTTGCTTTTATTAGTTAGTAAAGGTGTGCtgatgtacattttgcagtCCACTGATTTACAAGCTTGACCATGTACATCGAGGCTTTATGACACTATTTTGTATGTCTGTTCTAGCAGTTTTCTGTGATTCACATAGTGGTCAGTAATGTGAGGTACCTTGTATATAATAATTGATGATGGTTGTAAAATGTTTGTATCATTTCTATCTTTAAAGGCACTATGTCATCAAATTGGAGTAGCTTTGAAATATGTCAGACAttagatttacatgtaagtAGTAATCTTTCTTTAAGTCTATGAGTAAGTCTGACTCAGTGTAAATGAAGAAAAGATGATGAGGTACCTTTAATACCTGTTAAAGTCTTTTTACATGTTGGTCATGACTTCACAGATGGACACCCAAAATGTAATGATTCACCTCACTGTTGCAAATCTTTGCCTGTAGTCTTGATGGGCTTAGAGGTCCTTTTTATGGTGACAATGGTACATGTGGATGTGCAGATGTCCATAAAGTCATGTCAGCGTATATGTGGCATAAACTAGCATGTGTGCTGACTGAATTCTTCAGATACAAGTTATGTATGATAGTTGACATTTACAGACTCAATGTGTGTTTTATTGCTGCAACCCTTGCATTTGTATTCATGTTTTACAATATATTTGTTTGCCTCTGAATGATACATTTCATGTGTGTCAGTATCAAGAATGCCAACAAAGGCAAACTAGCAATTGTATAATTCATAAGATAAATATGTCTTACAGTTTAAGATGCATAATTGACACACAGAAAAAATGGGAAACTTAAGTTTGGTCAATTGCAATTTTGCTTGACAGTTCAGCAGTGTCATATGCATTGTATACCATCTGGTATGTGACCATGCTTTTGCAGGATGCTTAGCAGCTGAACATGCATGTGACTCACaagtgcattttttttgctgcCAATGGTAAAATGAGCCTATCTATACAGCTTATTCTGATGTAATAAAATCAGGTAGCACATCAGCCAAATACATAAGCCATAGACCATATGAAAGCTGAACATTGAAAGCAATAGTCAGTTGAGCATTGCACACACAGTTCTACATGCTCAGTGGCAATGGTTATGATTGCCAGTCTAAGAAATCTGATAGTGGAAGAACAATGTGTTACAATGCATGGGGAAGAATTGAAATGACAGAATGTACAAATAAATATAGGATGACAACTTTACAATAGAATCTTTGCTGTTTTGCTTCGTGACAATTGGAATCCAATGTCTTTGCTCCACCAAAGTACAtaatacaaaaagtcatgataCAGAAATCAATAAAACATCAATCAATCAGCCATATCTATTGTAAGTTATTGTGTACAATCAATTTACTTTTAATGTTGAATGCTGTAAGACTATTGCATTGTCCAATGTCAATTactctttctgcttgaaattaTACAAAGAAAACTATAATAATAGCATATAATGATTCTAAATATAATAGCCATCGATGTTTGTACTGGTTTTGTCTCATCCCAACTTTTTTCTCTCatcttttaaacttttttttgaaGGTGAAGCCTAGAGATTTTGTAGATGAATTGAAAAACAACTGAGCACCAAACCAGCCTggtcttattttttttaaagtaattcTTAAGCTGCATATCTATTCTGAATATTCACGTGATAGCACATGCATGTTACTGTGTCGCAGCAACTGATGACTATTTGTACATGCATcttaaaatatatacaatcacTTGATGTTTTCAAGTTTACTTCACCCAAAATCTTCCCTTGAAACAAACTGTCTGAGGATCGTGGGGAAAACAATTAATGCCTTATACCTATCTGAATAGCTGCAGTTtaatttatatataatatatacatattcacaCATGTATGATTAGCAATCCAGCTGAATCAAATTGATGATCTTCACCTTTTTCTTCCAAGCTACGTGATGGTAGTTATCCCAGTCCCAGTTTTCTCACAAGACTTGCCAATCTTCCATCAAGTCTCTGACTTTGATGTGTGCTGTCCAATTCACCTGGGGCAAAAGTGGATGATTCTATTAGAATCGCTTACAAGTTGATCTGCTTCAGAATGTTAGCTATCTATGAGTCCTTCACCTAAAGGGTTGGAATGTATTACATAATTGGATTGCAACAAGATTTTGCCATTgtctaaaagaaaagaaaaaattatatcaaggccacaaaaatttcaaatcttaatgttcaaaaatgaaagaaatagtCTAAAAAAACTAGTATTGAAGAactaaaatatgatataaaaggaaTGCATAGGACTGTAGGATGCCAGCCAGTAGTTGGAGTTTAACAATAAGTCATCATTGGAGTGAATACAAAAATCAACTCCCATATATTACCATGGGAGTTTACTGGTTTACTTAATAAATATCTCTTGTTACAGAATGTTGTGTAATTCATCACCTTGCTCCTTCAGTACAACTTGAATTGCCTGGGCGACCTGGGCATTTGTTTTCTGTGTCACCACCTGTACCTGCTCCCCAAGGGCTGCAAGACAAATTCAACTCATTGAAAACTAAGCACAACATTCATCATGCATAGTACATAGTCTTTCAAAAGGCCAACATTTACTTtaacataaaatataacaaaacaagaatAGGTTTGAACACGGACATCAGAGTCAGACCCCCATGTATTGTTTGATACCAAAAAATTTAAATTATAGGATTGTTTCTGAATCAATGACTAACAAAACTTATTATACAACTGGATGCAATGCAGTCACTGACTTCTAAACGTGGGCCTCTCCTGTGCATCCTGATCCCAACAGTTCTCCATCAGATGGACGAAGAAAGAAAGCTCATTGGGGCCTTCTGTTGGGATCTGCCTCTTGTCAGGACGTTCTCCTTTCATGACACGTTCCCTGATGACTCCACCAATGCCGATCTCTGTAAAAACATTCACAAGATCATAGTATACAGACGTCAATGAAGAAATATAAactttaatgtacagtcaacatTTTAATGTGAAACAACATCGTACCAAAATAGAAAGAACACTGCATTGTGCATGAGAATACTCTAAGCCACTGACCTCGATATGGCTTTTTTCCTGGTATACTTCCCAATGAAGATCCaaagctgaaagaaaaaaagcacaacattggacATACTTGCAACTNNNNNNNNNNNNNNNNNNNNNNNNNNNNNNNNNNNNNNNNNNNNNNNNNNNNNNNNNNNNNNNNNNNNNNNNNNNNNNNNNNNNNNNNNNNNNNNNNNNNNNNNNNNNNNNNNNNNNNNNNNNNNNNNNNNNNNNNNNNNNNNNNNNNNNNNNNNNNNNNNNNNNNNNNNNNNNNNNNNNNNNNNNNNNNNNNNNNNNNNNNNNNNNNNNNNNNNNNNNNNNNNNNNNNNNNNNNNNNNNNNNNNNNNNNNNNNNNNNNNNNNNNNNNNNNNNNNNNNNNNNNNNNNNNNNNNNNNNNNNNNNNNNNNNNNNNNNNNNNNNNNNNNNNNNNNNNNNNNNNNNNNNNNNNNNNNNNNNNNNNNNNNNNNNNNNNNNNNNNNNNNNNNNNNNNNNNNNNNNNNNNNNNNNNNNNNNNNNNNNNNNNNNNNNNNNNNNNNNNNNNNNNNNNNNNNNNNNNNNNNNNNNNNNNNNNNNNNNNNNNNNNNNNNNNNNNNNNNNNNNNNNNNNNNNNNNNNNNNNNNNNNNNNNNNNNNNNNNNNNNNNNNNNNNNNNNNNNNNNNNNNNNNNNNNNNNNNNNNNNNNNNNNNNNNNNNNNNNNNNNNNNNNNNNNNNNNNNNNNNNNNNNNNNNNNNNNNNNNNNNNNNNNNNNNNNNNNNNNNNNNNNNNNNNNNNNNNNNNNNNNNNNNNNNNNNNNNNNNNNNNNNNNNNNNNNNNNNNNNNNNNNNNNNNNNNNNNNNNNNNNNNNNNNNNNNNNNNNNNNNNNNNNNNNNNNNNNNNNNNNNNNNNNNNNNNNNNNNNNNNNNNNNNNNNNNNNNNNNNNNNNNNNNNNNNNNNNNNNNNNNNNNNNNNNNNNNNNNNNNNNNNNNNNNNNNNNNNNNNNNNNNNNNNNNNNNNNNNNNNNNNNNNNNNNNNNNNNNNNNNNNNNNNNNNNNNNNNNNNNNNNNNNNNNNNNNNNNNNNNNNNNNNNNNNNNNNNNNNNNNNNNNNNNNNNNNNNNNNNNNNNNNNNNNNNNNNNNNNNNNNNNNNNNNNNNNNNNNNNNNNNNNNNNNNNNNNNNNNNNNNNNNNNNNNNNNNNNNNNNNNNNNNNNNNNNNNNNNNNNNNNNNNNNNNNNNNNNNNNNNNNNNNNNNNNNNNNNNNNNNNNNNNNNNNNNNNNNNNNNNNNNNNNNNNNNNNNNNNNNNNNNNNNNNNNNNNNNNNNNNNNNNNNNNNNNNNNNNNNNGCATTATCCTGGTGGCGTTAGGGACAGTCCTTGTACACGTATATGTTCCGACATAATGGCCTGTGATGTCCCtatatacactcggcacaaaaagtttggaatatcaactttggtatatcatatttttgttatttatgcatcgatttcaatgtattatatatcaatagaaagcttgtgtgattttctttcccatggtatcaaacttattatgattgttatcacatgaaacgagcacaaggcctgcttacgtgagtgggtcacgaaaaaaaagtgcccaaattcccctacttctgttcaacactgcatcgtcATGTTGATATTGGAgcgtgtcactggttcaatcagtcctcttttcacctcacattttgtatacgaaacatacaaggttttagtacacttgagtagggttcatctgccctttcaatagttggatggcagaatcaaagcgtggatgcggcaaggagaaccgcacgctgacaaggcaagagtaactttcggcatttggtggtggaggcagcgtcatggtgtgggtggtataaccaccatagggtaaacaagactcgtcatcattccaggcaaattaatgtggtgacatatagggacaccatcctccatccagtagcaacattctacctcttcaatattggaccaaataccattctgcaagattacaacaccagtccacacagagcaaggaccattggatgctggagcacagtcttagggtgcaatagccttcctacggcttatggctagcactcgattgatcacctcttgccatggttaagattttttgcttgaataaagattaatagtagctttgattgacatgtcatgtttattcaacttgccttcattcacaagtcagtactgacggaagaaaatgagcagaatggagtgattggctttagtagggtaattttggcactctATCTGTAgtaccccctgtacgtaagcgggcttagtcctcgttccatgaatttacactcataaaatactctactcagatatgctaaaaagaaacttggatgttctgtataccaaacgttaggtgataaaaggattgattgaatcattgtcacccgcggccataacaacggttgaaccggacgatacagttttgaacagaaacaggggaatttgggcacttttttttcgtgacccactcacgttagcaggcctagtgtatgttccatgacttaacaatgataatgagtttgataccattggaaagaaaatcatgcaagctttctatagatatataatatattgaaattgatgcaggaacaacataaatatgatcaaccgaagttgatattccaaactttttgtgctgagtgtagtATGTTCCAACACTCGTTAGGGAGTATTGGAACATAGGAGAGTCACTGTGGCAATCATACTACACAAACTTTAActtacaaaattgaaaaatataCCTGTAAACATCAAATTTCTCCCCTGCCTTCATGTATGGATTCTTGAAGTGTTCTGGTGCGATGTGAGTTATGGTCCCACACAGGTTTCCCTTTTCATCTCCAATACTTGTGAGGGGCTTGTATTCTGCCAAGCCAAAGTCTGATATCTGTACAAAATAAGAGAGAACATTCAATGTACTGCATGTACCAGGCACATATTAAGATAATCTTAGCTACTGCAGTTATTGTATTTCTGCTAAGATCATCAACAGCAATATTTTTATTACATCTACATCAAGCAAGTCATTAGTACTGAATGACATTTGTGCATCTGAATGTCCCACAAGTCTCCTTACAATTGTTGTTACAAAATTcatgaattatgataattgacacaatgtatattttgcCTGAAAATTTATGTGCATAAAACACCTTAATCCCAAATCATTTAGCAGGCATTCAGCCCTGTTATATTAAGTAACACTGACATACCTTAGCATGAAAGTCCTCATCCAAGAGAACATTCTGGACCTTGAGATCCCGGTGGATGATCTGTGGATCCAGGCTGTGTAGGAAGTTCATCCCCAGGATGGTTTCCTGAAGGATTCTCCACTTCAAAGCCCAAGGCACATGTTTCACACGAGAAATCAGGTCACCCACAGAGCCATTGGCCATGTACTCCATGATCATAGCTGTGAAGGTATCTTCAATGCACACCCCATACAGGCCTACAACAAATCTGTTTGCATTTCTTGCTCGATACATGAAGTTGGCCTCCTCCATGAGGGCTTTGCTGCGCCTGAAATTAAAGAAGGTATCATCATCAGGTCCTTGTATACTTATAAGAAAAGTCACAAATTAACATTTTGCCATACTTGTGCACAACTTTCCATTTAAAAAGTTTTGTTGTAAATTGATCaacttactgttacagtactaaataaatttgcatttaatacccaaaacatctttttttttcatcttctcATTCCAGTCATCCTGTTTGTACATATCAAGCAACAACCCTTAGGCTGGCATATTAACAACCAGGTAGTGCAATTCCCTTCTTCTTGCTGCATCATTGCTGGTCTGCCATCACCAACCAATCAGGTCATGGGCAGTCAAGAGGCAAGGTGTTTGGCTTGTGATCCTCCGACAACAGGAGTGcagtatctgattggctgacagatgGTCAGCATGCACTAACACAGAGAAGGACATAATGCAGGCCAACACACCAAGGTCGTTgcttaatacatgtaaataagcGGCATTTGACTTCTAGTTGGGTAGATTCTCCGAGTGTTTTGCGACACTTAGGAATACATATTTTACCTAATGGATTGTTCGCGTGATGAGGAATTGAGTTTCTTCACTGCCACATCCACCATCCACTTCTTATGGTAGCCCTTGCACACTTGTCCAAAGGCACCTTTTCCAACAACATTATTCACTGTCAGGTCTGAGTAGCTGATGGTGCTGATTCTTCCTGGTCCTCCACTTGGGTCTGCATTGAAAAGGGgaagcaaaaataaaaacaatattaaGCACTCAGAGTACATAACatgttataatatatattatacaaagCTACAACAGAAAAGAAAGTGCAATTGTGTCAGACAATGAAAAGTATTCTAAGAGCATTATGTTTGAATTTCAAAAACCATCATTAGCAACTACACGCAATGTACATTTACCATACAGCACATCCTATCTTATCTTATACAGTGTACTTCTGAATTACAGTGTAGGATTGGTAACCTTTGTACCCCAAACAGATTAAACTCCAGTCCTCAATGTATCTGAAGACATATTGCTAATGAATTATTTATACGAAATCTTTCGAGTAATGACAAAGGAGAGAATAATTACCTTCAACCACTCTTGGTGGTCCTTCTCTAAGAATCTGCAGCGCAGCTGCTGCTATGTCCCGAATAACAGACGAAAGACCTCTGTCATGTTTCATGGCTCTCAACACTTGCTCTGCTCTTGTCTCCTTCTTTATGATGGTGCTGATGTGGTCACTGTAGGAAAGCTTCTGGATGCACACGATTGCAGCTTCCTTCTCTCGATCTGTCCCAATTTCTATCAGCCTGATGAGCAAGTCCACCACACCATTTGTGACAAATACCTGTTTGTTTTCGTCATTACGAACAAGGCCACCCAACATGGTAGCAAGCTCGAAGGCAGGATAAGAGTATGTTCCTACCGTTGCATCATGATTAGGATGGTCAAGAGCATCTTTCAGCAGGGACACAATCTGCTCTGCACCATCTACATTCACTCTAATGAGATGCATGTTTTGATTTTCAACAATGAAAGCCAAACAGGAAAGTGTGATGAACCTGATATTTGCATCTTTGTGCCTAAGGTAAGGTTTAAGTGCCTCTGCAGCACCACAGCGAGTGAAGCACTCCTGGTTGTCTGGTGTTCTTGCACAGTTGGCAACGATAGCAAGAAGGGGTTGGATCATTGGACTGGTGCTCTGAAAACAGAAAGATCCAATGGTAAACAGCTAATAATGGTGCCAACTTTGTGTCTTAATGTCTTGGTCTATAGTTACTGTACTGCGGTCCTCGTTGACTTGACGGACGAATGACACTAACAGATGCACAGTGATAACTGGAGTTAAACAGAACAGTGTCATATATAAATATGcactgtgtgtaaaaaaagcTCATTGATTGATAACTGTAGCTAGCATACATGTAAAGGAGATGGCTGATATTATCTAGTGCCTTAAACACATGATCTGTAAGCAGATTTTTTCTGACATTGACTGATCATAAATCATGGTGCTGTGCTGCAATTTAATGGGCTGGTCACATTTGGGCATTCTTGGGATAGTTGATATACATGTCGTACTGGGATCTATGTGACATCACTGTAGTAAGGCAAGATTACCTGATTTTGTGCATCTTTTTGAAGAGCCACAAGATCCTGTACAAACATCTGAAGAAGACCACATCTTCCCACAGCACGGCAGAACTCAAAGCTCATTTGTGTGCATTCAATTACAAGCTTTTGCAGAACTTCAATGCACTGCAGTGAGCTGGCAATTGTATCACCATTACTTCCATCACTGACTGTGGTGGACAGGAGTTGCAGATAGTCCATAAAGATTTGGGCTCCATCAACGTTGGCCAAAGTGTCTGCCATCAGCCGCCGGTCTGCAATACTTTTATATGTCAGAAAGGGGGCATAGCAGTCATTCTCCAAAGCGTTTTTCAAAGCATCAAGGGAGTCAAGGCTTTTGCTTTTCCTCGTCAGCTCTATGGCCTGGCCCATCTTCTTCAGAACTGGAACCATCTCTTCCCTTGGTGGGGCAGGTGTGTCACCTCTGCCATGGCCTGGTGTGTCAGACTTGTCACCTGCAATGAAATTCACATACCAGTCCTCATCATGATTCAATTCATCACATAAAGTATCAAGAATGAAATGATACAAAGAAACCATGGCAAATGCCATGTGAAAGCTTCTCATCACAAGTACCAGTTTAATTTTTAGAGGCCTGGGGTTATTTTAATTAACACAAAAAAAAGACTTCATCTATTCCATTATACTCCTTTCAactaaagatacaaaatgttctCAAACACTATTTGGTACAAAGTTGGTAAAGGACGCGAACACCACATTATTGGCCAATTTCAAAGTGTGTATAATTGCCACGCAGGGTACCTGTACTTGACATGATTTTCACGTCAACTATTCCAGGTACCACATGTACACATTCTTATCATTGAACAACTTTATACCAAATGGTGTTGTCCAAATCCCACCCAGCATTGAGAATACCTCGGCACCATGTTGTAACTTGCTTGGTGAAAGGAGTTAAAATGTACAACTAACCTTTCTTGCCCAACCACTCCATAAAAGCATCATGAAGAGGCCCAGTGAAGAGTCCACCAATGTCACCACCCAGCTGCAGCAGCTTCTGCATGACATCATCTTGTTCATCATCATCTCGCTCTCTCAACTGTAACTCTCCTGCACATCTCCTGCAGTATCCACAGTCATCGCAGC
This genomic stretch from Branchiostoma floridae strain S238N-H82 chromosome 13, Bfl_VNyyK, whole genome shotgun sequence harbors:
- the LOC118429440 gene encoding uncharacterized protein LOC118429440, whose amino-acid sequence is MEVGDWVKVESDKKKIKHVQERTVTWDEGYYDAAGKVGQVQTTYPFNDVVRVSIGHKGYPLNISLVTKATAQDVHEAFGSGDVANPAVARGDMVKIGVSVDKLKRMQDGHGGFVDQMEEATGTIGSVSYIDRDGDVYVRFNVRRLCFNPDVLSRVTPVEDTFYVGDIVLVESDQDRFKLLQTEEHGGLNARMLLTCGKTGRLHSIVSQKRIRVKVQGKVWVFNPDLLTRMGNPGLGTGDWQSATICAPGQHDWSRGRCLLCAKCGECTHYGRLCPARGKPGRHPGSLCGCGNGDAGCDDCGYCRRCAGELQLRERDDDEQDDVMQKLLQLGGDIGGLFTGPLHDAFMEWLGKKGDKSDTPGHGRGDTPAPPREEMVPVLKKMGQAIELTRKSKSLDSLDALKNALENDCYAPFLTYKSIADRRLMADTLANVDGAQIFMDYLQLLSTTVSDGSNGDTIASSLQCIEVLQKLVIECTQMSFEFCRAVGRCGLLQMFVQDLVALQKDAQNQSTSPMIQPLLAIVANCARTPDNQECFTRCGAAEALKPYLRHKDANIRFITLSCLAFIVENQNMHLIRVNVDGAEQIVSLLKDALDHPNHDATVGTYSYPAFELATMLGGLVRNDENKQVFVTNGVVDLLIRLIEIGTDREKEAAIVCIQKLSYSDHISTIIKKETRAEQVLRAMKHDRGLSSVIRDIAAAALQILREGPPRVVEDPSGGPGRISTISYSDLTVNNVVGKGAFGQVCKGYHKKWMVDVAVKKLNSSSREQSIRRSKALMEEANFMYRARNANRFVVGLYGVCIEDTFTAMIMEYMANGSVGDLISRVKHVPWALKWRILQETILGMNFLHSLDPQIIHRDLKVQNVLLDEDFHAKISDFGLAEYKPLTSIGDEKGNLCGTITHIAPEHFKNPYMKAGEKFDVYRYIFQFCKLKFVYFGSSLGSIPGKKPYREIGIGGVIRERVMKGERPDKRQIPTEGPNELSFFVHLMENCWDQDAQERPTFRTLGEQVQVVTQKTNAQVAQAIQVVLKEQGDELHNIL
- the LOC118428391 gene encoding uncharacterized protein LOC118428391, whose product is MAKVKEAIEAEDEYDESFTDQPEGATCDPRTSIILPTDLKPAFHIVVKYMHDKWMELGYHLGLEHPDIIGTEKRFHGDTKACCRSVLSQWKDKNGRRATWIQLQKIVTETGNKDVSEKLQKKLCCFNEKYWKDPMDMAVFLSEDVVYDMYASSGDPQFMMYLESIVFGDYFTHALQVESNEQSEQQVAKSKELRESYDALNSEKARYLKLRMLKCRMMLKEENDRMERELGLIPAIEDNMPGPFKVIERESRQKNHDSGFESTATKSHTGSSADPSLARAKDKVPINDTVDELDEDSSSDEASYQTASDGESTDFNDVKWFEQ